ACCCGTCCGTGACCGCTGCGATCATCTCTTCGATGTCGGACCCGGCCGCGCCGTCCGACTCCCACACCTGTTCGTCGACAGTCACGTACTCGCCGACTCGGGCCCGCCCAATGAGTCTTGTCCAGCACGGCAACAGAGCGTGAGCGCGCCCGAAACGCTTACTTGTAACTCAGCGTAATACTCTGGTAACACAATGAGCACACTCAACGTCAAGGTCCCGGACGAGATGGAGGACGACATCGAGGAATTCCTGGAGCGGCACCCGCACTACCTGAACAAGAGCGAACTCGTCCGTGACGCGCTTCGTCACGTCATCGGGCCGGACACCGCCGCCAATCCCGGGCAGTCGATCGATGATGACCCGCTGTTCTCCGCACCGGCGGCGACGGCGGAGGAACCGATCTCCGAGGACGAGATCGACGAAGTCGTCTACGGCGTCTCCGACGAATGACTCCGCGGTCCGCGACGCCACTGTTCGTGGACACCAGCGCGTTCTACGCGCACTTCGTAGAAAACGCCCCTCGCCACGGGGAGGCACGGGGGGTGTTCGACGGGATCAGGACTGATGACCTTCCGTATCGTCCGCTCGTCACCTCCAGTTACGTGCTCTCGGAACTCGCGACGCTGTTACTCCGAAAGACATCTCAGACGGTCGCGAGCGATGCGCTCGAACGGATCCGGTCGTCGTCGGTCGTCTCGATAGTCCATCCGAACGAGTCCGAGTTCGCTGCGGTCTGCCAGTCGTTCGAACGATTCGACGACCAGCGGATTTCGTTCGTGGACCACTCGATAGCAGTTCTGGCTCGCCAACGCGGCGTCGAACACGTGTTCGCGTTCGACGACGACTTCAGGGTGTTCGATCTCGCGGTCGTGCCCGCCGACACCGGTGACGTGACCGGACAGTAGGTGTCAGTGCCCGCGGTCGTGGGGGTTCATCTCAGTCCCGTAGTTCTCGGCGTGGTCGGCGTAGTCGATGAACCGGGGCGCGTCGGGGTCGAACGGCCGTTCCAGCGACTCGAAGGCCTTCTGCTTGTCCCACGACTGCAGGCCGCCGACGGCCGACCGGTCCTCGAGGTCGTGGTAGTCTAGGTCGTCTTTCGTCAGGTTCCAGGCGTCGAGGCCCTGCTCGGTCCGGACGATCACCGAGGAGTACTCGTCGCTGGACCCCACCGATCCGACGGTGAGGTCGGCGCAGTAGCCGGTGAAGTCCGCACACTCGTCACAGCCCTTCAAGGCGGCGTCGTGGAACGCCTCGACGTCCTCGTCGACGATGAGGTCGCCGTCGCGGTCGTAGACCATCATCCGCCCGTCGAGCACGTCCATCTTGCCCACGTCGTCGAGGTCGATGCCGCGCTGTGCGACGATCTGCTCGCCCATCAGGCGCTCGTAGTTGAAGTTCTTCGTACACATCAGGGCGATCGTGTAGTCGACCGCGCGGACGCCCGCCTCCTGGCTGGCGTAGTCCCACTCGAAGTCCTGCAGGGCACGGATGCCCTCGATCTCGCAGGGCGTGCCGACGAGCGCCAGCGACGCCTCCTCGATTGGGCCCTCGATCTTGTGGTCCCACTGTCCGAGGTCGAGGTTCCCGAGCGCCATCGTCTGGTTGTAGAAACTCCCGGCGTTCTCGATGCACTCCGCGGGCGTCGTCGCGAGGAAGGACTCGGCCTTCCACGGGTCGTCGTCGCTCTCGGTCGCGATGAGCGCGCCGTCGATCTCGCCGGCCTCCAGCAGGTGACACAGGACGGAGGTGACGAGCCCGCCGTCCTGCGCCGAGTCGCGCCAGTCGTCCTCGACTTTGGCGGAGAACTCGGTGATGGGGTCGCCGGCGCCTTTCACGTTGTCGTCGCCGCCGGTGATCTTCCACTGGCGCTCGTAGCGCAGGCCGCCGCGGGGGCAGAAGTCCCAGCACAGCGAACAGCCGGTACACATCTTGACGAGTTCGGGCAGACCGTCGTCGCCGATGCCGATGGAGTCGGAGGGGCAGGCGGCGACGCAGGTGCCACACTGGATACAGCGGCCGTCGTCGACGACGGCCTCGTCGAGTTCCATGAACCACGTCTTGTCGTCGGGCGTCTCGATGTCGTTCATCCGCGAGCGGATCTCGTAGGAGGGCGTGTCCAGTTCCAGCTCCTCCTCGCCGGGCCGCTGGACGCGCCGGTCGGCGGGCGTGTCGTACACGTCCTGGCTCGCGC
The window above is part of the Halosimplex rubrum genome. Proteins encoded here:
- a CDS encoding ribbon-helix-helix domain-containing protein, with the protein product MSTLNVKVPDEMEDDIEEFLERHPHYLNKSELVRDALRHVIGPDTAANPGQSIDDDPLFSAPAATAEEPISEDEIDEVVYGVSDE
- a CDS encoding type II toxin-antitoxin system VapC family toxin, with protein sequence MTPRSATPLFVDTSAFYAHFVENAPRHGEARGVFDGIRTDDLPYRPLVTSSYVLSELATLLLRKTSQTVASDALERIRSSSVVSIVHPNESEFAAVCQSFERFDDQRISFVDHSIAVLARQRGVEHVFAFDDDFRVFDLAVVPADTGDVTGQ
- a CDS encoding Coenzyme F420 hydrogenase/dehydrogenase, beta subunit C-terminal domain, translating into MGTDRARERVAASPEADQVAPADVAPELAETGHGPDGDEIEFDDSRLLTDGGSDDPVPRVPDVGGSDDGDDCGCGSSCGCGGRSRGDRQQGGVATDGGATPANVDEHGKLRDVEFTEPAEGASQDVYDTPADRRVQRPGEEELELDTPSYEIRSRMNDIETPDDKTWFMELDEAVVDDGRCIQCGTCVAACPSDSIGIGDDGLPELVKMCTGCSLCWDFCPRGGLRYERQWKITGGDDNVKGAGDPITEFSAKVEDDWRDSAQDGGLVTSVLCHLLEAGEIDGALIATESDDDPWKAESFLATTPAECIENAGSFYNQTMALGNLDLGQWDHKIEGPIEEASLALVGTPCEIEGIRALQDFEWDYASQEAGVRAVDYTIALMCTKNFNYERLMGEQIVAQRGIDLDDVGKMDVLDGRMMVYDRDGDLIVDEDVEAFHDAALKGCDECADFTGYCADLTVGSVGSSDEYSSVIVRTEQGLDAWNLTKDDLDYHDLEDRSAVGGLQSWDKQKAFESLERPFDPDAPRFIDYADHAENYGTEMNPHDRGH